A genome region from Anopheles stephensi strain Indian chromosome 2, UCI_ANSTEP_V1.0, whole genome shotgun sequence includes the following:
- the LOC118505930 gene encoding zinc finger protein 358-like, whose protein sequence is MAIPAQDVLLICRFCLCEDEAFLISLEDILDFALSVQDVTTLTGVQITEDNIASYCMCLDCTTKLKSCINFRKTCLSNDAKFRELCGRLPAQDNGTLTIREDSGKEVCAPTAPTIEVADESSDCDISFLERILADPETEEPKPLGRSKPASPPFAFSCRSAGKPKQWQNPCQCASCLWKDISLPEADDGEAYSANYIPPGTVVCTELPADPTDFQSINPPAPPPVPPPVRKRGRRHHMCDRCGRWAVHMPSHMFQHLQHCIYSCPYCDMKTRIKASLKEHIRTVHMKLARKTCNICGRKFIHRKTYRYHMLSHEGKTFDCKGCSKTFSNAKCLQDHINRLHNAGRLLQKQPAEQRVARKRNRSKAIIEYEESDAQEVLQTLLKNT, encoded by the exons ATGGCGATTCCCGCGCAAGATGTGCTGCTAATTTGtcgattttgtttgtgtgaggACGAAGCGTTTCTTATTTCGCTAGAGGATATATTGGATTTTGCACTGAGCGTACAGGATGTGACAACATTGACGGGAGTACAG ATAACCGAAGATAACATAGCATCATACTGCATGTGCCTAGATTGTACAACCAAGCTGAAAAGCTGCATCAACTTCCGCAAAACCTGTTTGTCCAATGATGCCAAGTTTCGAGAGCTGTGCGGTCGATTGCCCGCCCAGGATAACGGTACGCTGACCATTCGGGAAGATAGTGGAAAGGAAGTCTGTGCACCGACTGCACCAACCATCGAAGTAGCGGACGAATCGTCAGATTGTGATATAAGCTTTCTGGAAAGAATTCTGGCAGATCCGGAAACAGAGGAACCGAAGCCACTGGGTCGTAGCAAACCAGCCAGTCCTCCGTTCGCGTTTTCGTGCAGAAGCGCAGGCAAACCAAAGCAATGGCAAAATCCATGTCAATGCGCATCGTGCTTGTGGAAGGATATATCGTTGCCCGAGGCGGACGATGGCGAAGCGTACTCGGCTAACTATATTCCACCAGGAACAGTAGTTTGCACGGAACTACCGGCGGATCCTACAGATTTTCAGAGCATAAATCCACCAGCTCCACCACCAGTGCCACCGCCGGTACGTAAGCGAGGCCGCAGACACCACATGTGTGACCGGTGTGGCAGATGGGCAGTGCACATGCCAAGCCACATGTTTCAACATTTACAGCATTGCATATACAGCTGTCCATACTGTGACATGAAAACAAGGATTAAAGCTTCCTTAAAGGAACACATCAGAACTGTGCATATGAAATTAGCTCGTAAAACGTGCAACATCTGCGGTAGGAAATTCATTCATCGTAAGACGTATCGGTATCACATG CTTTCACacgaaggaaaaactttcGATTGTAAAGGCTGCTCGAAAACGTTCAGTAATGCTAAATGCTTGCAGGATCACATAAACCGACTACACAATGCTGGAAGGCTGCTTCAGAAGCAGCCGGCAGAACAGCGTGTTGCAAG AAAACGGAACAGGTCCAAAGCGATCATTGAATATGAGGAGAGTGATGCACAGGAAGTATTGCAAACGCTTTTGAAGAACACATGA
- the LOC118505931 gene encoding protein unc-119 homolog, protein MSVVGKKLSSSITGADAEGPSPTSPTVAGTGGSTTVPTSTITPDYVLQLNKITDDYLCTPDANIYEIDFTRFKIRDLESGAVLFEIAKPSLSDITTHTGGGGEAKGKEPVAGTTNDEPTGAPSATTTTTTTGTEDAEETFEPNAGRYVRYQFTPQFLKLKTVGATVEFTVGSKGVKNFRMIERHFFKDRLLKTFDFEFGYCIPFSKNTCEHIYEFPTIPPDLMNEMIQHPFETRSDSFYFVDGCLVMHNKADYAYNGGL, encoded by the exons ATGAGTGTGGTGGGCAAGAAGCTCAGCTCATCGATTACGGGGGCCGATGCGGAAGGTCCCTCGCCAACGAGCCCGACGGTGGCCGGAACCGGAGGCTCCACGACGGTGCCCACCAGCACAATCACACCCGATTACGTGCTGCAGCTGAACAAAATTACCGACGACTACCTCTGCACACCGGACGCGAACATCTACGAGATCGACTTTACGCGGTTCAAAATCCGAGACCTGGAGTCCGGTGCGGTGCTGTTCGAAATAGCGAAACCATCGTTAAGTGATATTACTACACACACGGGTGGAGGAGGAGAGGCGAAGGGTAAGGAACCGGTTGCTGGCACGACCAATGATGAACCTACCGGAGCACCATccgccaccacaaccaccacgaccaccggTACCGAGGACGCGGAGGAAACATTCGAACCGAATGCGGGACGCTACGTGCGGTACCAATTTACGCCGCAATTCCTAAAACTTAAAACCGTCGGTGCTAC TGTCGAGTTTACCGTTGGCAGCAAGGGTGTGAAAAACTTTCGCATGATCGAGCGACACTTCTTTAAGGATCGGTTGCTGAAAACGTTCGACTTCGAGTTCGGATACTGTATTCCCTTTTCTAAAAATACGTGCGAACACATCTACGAGTTTCCCACTATCCCACCGGATTTAA tgAACGAAATGATTCAGCACCCGTTCGAAACGCGCTCGGATAGTTTTTACTTCGTCGACGGTTGCCTGGTAATGCACAACAAGGCCGACTACGCATACAACGGTGGCCTGTGA
- the LOC118505929 gene encoding putative protein tag-52, translating to MAQSTPKAGLRMQLQPLMPEDMRSELIAALKVQNVHNVRVGSGRRFMLPGSHSNSPVRCIPTPQNNEADKRQQLRLQAVREIRTSEESYLRQLDLLLEYFVTPLRQNGFLTEKVHNQIFGQLDTIHNLSQELLKKLDENLDNVVKAFTNLGPFFKLYSVYAFDYRNSLCTLQSLMDKNPTLKRYITNTESRPEVQMKLISLLITPIQRIPRYKLLLQQVLLYTSPSDVAYKPLLESIRLVEQSVSHINAVVEDYENTQRLITVQNALTNKSLKLVKPGRKILKEGFLRKQKTDGSTSKKYCILMSDMFMYCRVVKDVEVLLTEGSSIACSCVFPLKKCKIVQLFRGNFRLTCSGDGTIFCSDGEDESHAWYVAIREAIELHVQCRKTLRKLSSNRKPMRKKHLQRLEPEDDIMWLLRRKTASPDRIQKPDRLKRRRSMLWPFGSINCLEMNRSVGEPSGQQQQQYAPAGPVPGAPSIVQHRFPQATTSTSAAGTRTQFSWGEENSIQSTSSDQLGELNSGIAQTEHEEQANGSRHVHFRFPSSHWRY from the exons aTGGCCCAATCGACGCCAAAAGCGGGTCTCCGAATGCAACTGCAACCACTAATGCCGGAGGACATGCGGTCCGAGCTGATAGCCGCACTGAAGGTACAGAACGTACACAATGTTCGCGTTGGAA GTGGCCGTCGTTTTATGCTACCAGGATCGCACAGCAACAGCCCGGTACGCTGCATACCGACGCCCCAAAACAACGAAGCGGACAAACGACAGCAACTTCGCCTGCAAGCCGTACGGGAAATTCGTACGTCCGAGGAGTCGTACCTGCGGCAGCTGGATCTGCTGCTCGAATACTTCGTGACACCGCTGCGCCAGAACGGGTTCCTCACCGAAAAGGTACACAATCAGATCTTTGGCCAGCTGGACACGATACACAACCTTAGCCAGGAGCTGCTCAAAAAGCTGGACGAAAATCTGGACAACGTGGTTAAGGCGTTCACCAATCTGGGACCGTTTTTCAAGCTGTACTCGGTGTATGCTTTCGATTATCGCAACTCGCTCTGCACGCTGCAATCGCTGATGGACAAAAACCCAACGCTCAAGCGATACATCACAAACACGGAATCGCGTCCGGAAGTGCAGATGAAGCTGATCTCGCTGCTGATCACACCGATCCAGCGCATCCCGCGGTACAaattgctgctgcagcaggtgCTCCTGTACACCAGCCCCTCGGATGTTGCCTACAAACCGCTGCTCGAATCGATCCGCCTGGTCGAACAGTCCGTTTCGCACATTAACGCCGTCGTAGAAGATTACGAAAACACCCAACGACTGATCACGGTCCAGAACGCGCTGACGAACAAATCGCTCAAGCTGGTTAAGCCCGGCCGCAAGATCCTGAAGGAGGGGTTCCTGCGCAAGCAAAAGACGGACGGTTCCACCTCGAAGAAGTACTGCATCCTCATGTCGGACATGTTCATGTACTGCCGGGTGGTGAAGGACGTCGAGGTGCTGCTGACGGAAGGTTCCAGCATCGCGTGCAGCTGCGTGTTTCCGCTGAAGAAGTGCAAGATTGTGCAGCTGTTCCGGGGCAACTTTCGGCTCACGTGCAGCGGCGATGGGACGATATTTTGCTCGGACGGCGAGGACGAAAGCCATGCCTGGTACGTCGCGATAAGGGAAGCGATCGAGCTGCACGTACAGTGCAGGAAAACGTTGCGCAAGCTGTCGAGCAACCGGAAACCGATGCGCAAGAAACATCTGCAGCGGCTAGAGCCGGAAGATGATATTATGTGGCTGTTGCGGCGTAAGACGGCTAGTCCGGATCGCATTCAAAAGCCGGACCGGTTGAAGCGGAGGCGCAGTATGCTGTGGCCGTTTGGGAGCATCAACTGCTTGGAGATGAATCGATCGGTTGGAGAACCGAGtggacagcaacagcaacagtatgCACCGGCGGGACCGGTGCCGGGTGCACCATCGATCGTACAGCATCGATTTCCACAGGCAACGACCAGTACCTCTGCCGCCGGCACTAGGACACAGTTTAGTTGGGGAGAGGAAAATAGCATTCAAAGCACCTCGTCGGACCAGCTTGGAGAGCTTAACAGTGGTATAGCTCAGACCGAACACGAAGAACAGGCCAATGGAAGTAGACACGTACACTTTAGGTTTCCGTCTAGCCATTGGCGTTACTGA